The Echeneis naucrates chromosome 8, fEcheNa1.1, whole genome shotgun sequence genome has a window encoding:
- the wizb gene encoding protein Wiz isoform X1, with the protein MEPEGPLTPGTSYGPPPFNSAQTFLSCTLQSSCSPNVRDGLMSAKCSWGHAGDEGSLETEGSQPSADQGKNAQRRFRSSAFPSSLSWDSDSEKEMLDEEELQHFSNPHGLAAHSPGSPSSGLRLDSEDEPGPEKLHCKRDASAPEEGHNNNNESTKREEPNTSQLGLPQLANTKVWNVSEGTELFLSKVKLKEGCQMEEEVKNSAGDEGEKRAKGKETKESERDVYTFPGDSDPESPPPAPWAHCTFIQRCRKKRVLLRPFSGLGTLKRTLPETGQQAGVSLQKSKISEMVQLSQSGGVYDFEDVSFGDGAAEDPIKFRDREGKRDKEEESAVEPGQEIFTCVECSIYFKKQVHLQEHMVEHFQSGSGGGRRLGKGGRFRCMECGWNLPNRLALADHHKKHQESRMKILEEIEKLNENGKASEILKLDNKVLKHLSPDPAVMQDASPVSIPGKVSEAEIVTSPPLSPAPVSTPEADPAFVNSDINSVQSPAQAQAVSAYRRRFFCSKCNFSTRTSQALANHSKTHNRKKTARRAPDSPSPASASASCASSTSLACGHCAFLTSSQTQLREHQKLVHPEQFSISADESGQDSNSSVDPRISKSILDSDHLSVSGSRPDRAQDKSQPKVTASEDSTTPGSAAVRPSSQVAFKCVGNRRFSKRGKAWTDLAKFHPRINDDKLPGSEEEDQEEYESTELDNELQKQDANSPGLKRHTRARSNTEDGSTQQSATASPSPNKSVKDEGKQEVEKEGKVFFLRRSARATAAPAELDSDDEDDIDEERVRRFLSEGILEEDKDEIDEDTETLKSVERKCPYCPDRFHNGIGLANHVRGHLNRVGVSYNVRHFISPEEVNAIEKKFSYQKKKKKVANFDPDTFSVMHCEFCSAGFDTRAGLSSHARAHLRDFGITNWDVTISPIHILRELFSSRPDLVIPTGPPRSLSSPQGEEEEEEEDEGEGITQVKLEGEMSERTLSAAVSDALPSTSPQHWKEEEEEEEEEEEDAEEERKGDEEEAAEEEDEEELQLPALDGLSSSPGKTGVCSVDTDRLSPGEDVDTKVHNLKCEVCGAQFETRRGLSSHARSHLRQLGISVSESSGAPIDLLYQIAKERNIDSQISSSLLEPLSAKNSSPPATQKDEHLEDMDLDEKPIPLSILAKASKAVPPSSSSTPTPSPGVSPAPPQSGSPSSVVRKAPISSLLPVSSPLRSPEHKAGGMKSLTPSLSGPSTVTVTKPLWAPQENDAPLNLTLEVDPNKDIVCQLCGAWFETRKGLSSHARAHLRHFGVEYSESKGSPIDLLNQLIDTDDFKHKANALQLDGPPEPRGLTTTTLSPPKQSQLSLSSSPPSSLLYKMTTPGGGLTSKATSSSASSLLGPPAKRLKSSSMQVFRLSSGELMALPHSEPPKEIGCEFCGEYFENRKGLSSHARSHLRQMGITEWSVNGSPIDTLREIITRRGLPCALPIKPHKTPPPSSPGPPRSPLSTSSSPSATLLSRLPFAFARPSSPPQPAVSKSSPAPPTSSTSGLILKLKPEPVQLEVTTPGTMGRSGRLSTEPLSCSWSSSDSVFPLNLAMAHEVEPTRDIRCEFCGEYFENRKGLSSHARSHLRQMGITEWSVNGSPIDTLREVMHKRGVGGSSHSDQGVKKESSQGANSPQWENAGGAGSSEGLGNSGYQSSKFRKSPLGLLQSGSRLHKQGLGSLGPSATPPAGKLFRMSPLGKRPLSQDAQSVEMSHSPPHQLKAFSPLQHEFSYKRKTSPDKHGHQDPSCELCGFYFENRKALASHARAHLRQFGVTEWCVNGSPIETLSAWMRSRPQKVLEMHRSYMQGNRSTLKKKASSSSSSSSSSTSQWSSSLAVSLVRPPTCEVSQGSSKIKEGEAGTNLQATSIRPSHSSPSPSRLTDGLPLQAQVARSELNVRLPRGFERRPLKHPSFPDGTERDSGPPKPPRTGTVPALVPKPPSYPLVKLVGKLYTLKCRFCEVEFHGPLSVQEDWIRHLQQHILKMNYNKPAVPKAASAEPPAPADDPAPVQASAPASTSTSSSTSTTPALTSTPNRTTAPNTRCPTPLAECAPTITATELVKVSEEQPTLTATPVPLPTQIV; encoded by the exons ACTTGATAGTGAAGACGAGCCAGGACCTGAAAAACTACATTGTAAAAGAGATGCATCCGCCCCTGAGGAGgggcacaacaacaacaatgagagcacaaagagagaagagcCAAATACATCTCAGCTTGGCCTACCACAAC TGGCAAACACCAAAGTCTGGAATGTATCTGAGGgaactgagctgtttctgtccAAAGTAAAACTAAAGGAAGGTTGCcaaatggaggaggaggtgaaaaacAGTGCAGGAGacgagggagagaaaagggccAAAGGAAAGGAAACCAAGGAGTCTGAGAGAGATGTGTACACCTTCCCTGGGGACTCGGACCCCGAGagtccccctcctgctccttgGGCTCATTGCACATTCATTCAGCGGTGCAGAAAGAAGAGGGTGCTGCTCAGGCCTTTCTCTGGACTTGGGACCTTGAAGCGCACATTGCCTGAGACTGGTCAACAGGCAGGAGTAAGtcttcaaaaatcaaaaatctctGAGATGGTGCAGCTTAGTCAAAGTGGAGGGGTTTATGATTTCGAGGATGTCAGTTTTGGAGATGGAGCAGCAGAAGACCCAATCAagttcagagacagagaagggaaaagagacaaagaggaagaaagtgcTGTGGAGCCAGGTCAAGAAATATTCACCTGTGTGGAATGTAGCATTTACTTCAAAAAGCAGGTCCACCTGCAGGAGCATATGGTCGAGCATTTTCAAAGTGGCTCAGGAGGCGGCAGGCGTTTAGGAAAGGGTGGCCGTTTTCGGTGTATGGAGTGTGGATGGAACCTGCCTAATCGACTTGCGCTGGCAGACCACCACAAAAAACACCAGGAGTCCCGTATGAAGATACTGGAGGAGATTGAGAAACTTAATGAAAATGGGAAGGCAAGTGAGATTCTGAAATTGGACAATAAGGTGTTGAAACATCTAAGCCCAGATCCAGCTGTTATGCAAGATGCAAGCCCAGTCTCAATTCCAGGCAAAGTGTCAGAGGCAGAAATAGTTACTTCTCCACCCCTGTCCCCGGCTCCTGTTTCGACACCAGAAGCAGACCCAGCATTTGTTAACTCAGACATAAATTCAGTTCAGTCCCCAGCTCAGGCCCAAGCTGTCTCTGCCTATCGCCGTCGCTTTTTCTGCAGCAAGTGTAACTTCAGCACAAGAACCTCCCAGGCACTGGCCAATCACTCAAAGacccacaacagaaaaaaaactgctcgCAGGGCTCCTGATTCCCCATCccctgcttctgcttctgcttcatGTGCATCATCCACCTCCCTGGCCTGTGGTCACTGTGCCTTCCTGACCTCAAGTCAAACCCAACTGAGGGAACATCAGAAACTTGTTCACCCAGAACAGTTCTCCATCAGTGCTGATGAGAGTGGCCAGGATTCAAATTCCAGCGTGGATCCTCGAATTTCAAAATCCATCCTTGATTCTGACCACCTCTCTGTGTCTGGATCCCGACCTGACAGAGCTCAAGACAAAAGCCAGCCAAAGGTCACTGCCTCTGAGGATAGCACAACACCAGGCAGTGCTGCAGTTCGGCCCTCAAGCCAGGTGGCCTTCAAGTGTGTGGGGAACAGGAGATTCAGCAAGAGAGGAAAGGCTTGGACTGATCTGGCCAAGTTTCATCCCAGAATCAATGATGACAAACTGCCCggcagtgaagaggaagatcAGGAGGAGTATGAGAGCACGGAGCTCGACAATGAACTGCAGAAACAAGATGCCAACTCACCTGGCCTGAAACGTCACACTAGAGCACGATCCAACACAG AGGATGGATCAACACAGCAGAGTGCCACAGCATCCCCCTCACCTAACAAGAGTGTGAAGGATGAAGGCAAGCAGGAagtggagaaagagggaaaggttttctttttgagGAGGAGTGCCCGGGcgactgctgctcctgcagaacttgacagtgatgatgaggaCGACATTGACGAGGAACGTGTGCGACGTTTCCTGTCAGAGGGCATCTTGGAAGAAGACAAAGATGAGATTGACGAGGACACAGAGACGCTCAAGAGTGTGGAGAGGAAATGCCCCTACTGCCCCGATCGATTTCATAATGGCATTGGGCTTGCCAATCATGTGAGAGGCCACCTGAACCGAGTGGGCGTCAGCTACAATGTGCGTCACTTCATATCCCCTGAGGAAGTCAATGCAATAGAGAAGAAGTTCTCCtatcagaagaagaagaaaaaag TTGCCAACTTTGATCCAGACACATTCAGTGTGATGCACTGTGAGTTCTGCAGCGCTGGGTTCGATACTCGTGCTGGCCTGTCCAGCCATGCCCGAGCTCACCTCCGTGACTTTGGCATCACTAACTGGGATGTAACCATCTCGCCGATCCACATCCTGAGGGAGCTGTTCTCCAGCAGGCCCGACCTTGTAATCCCCACAGGTCCCCCCCGGAGCCTCAGCTCTCCAcagggggaggaagaagaggaagaagaggatgaaggcGAGGGAATCACTCAGGTAAAGCTGGAAGGGGAGATGAGTGAGAGGACGCTGAGCGCTGCCGTTTCTGATGCCCTGCCTTCAACATCTCCTCAACactggaaggaggaggaggaggaggaggaggaggaggaggaggacgctGAAGAAGAGCGCAAGG gggatgaggaggaagcagctgaggaagaggatgaggaagagctgcagcttcCAGCTCTGGACGGTCTGAGCTCTAGTCCCGGGAAAACAGGGGTGTGCAGCGTGGACACGGACAGACTCTCTCCCGGGGAGGATGTGGACACTAAgg TCCACAACTTGAAGTGTGAGGTGTGTGGAGCTCAGTTTGAGACCAGACGGGGGCTCTCCAGCCACGCCCGCTCTCACTTGCGCCAGCTGGGCATCAGCGTCTCAGAGAGCAGTGGGGCTCCCATCGACCTCCTCTACCAAATTGCCAAGGAGCGCAACATAGACAGCCAAATAAGCTCATCTCTTCTGGAGCCTCTTTCAGCCAAGAACTCCTCCCCTCCTGCTACTCAGAAAGATGAGCATTTAGAAGACATGGACTTAGACGAGAAACCGATCCCCCTCTCTATCCTGGCCAAAGCAAGTAAAGCAGTGCcgccctcttcctcctccacaccCACACCTTCTCCTGGTGTCTCTCCAGCTCCGCCTCAGTCTGGCTCCCCTTCTTCAGTAGTGAGGAAAGCCCCCATTTCCTCTCTACTGCCTGTGTCTTCCCCCTTGCGCTCCCCGGAGCACAAGGCTGGGGGAATGAAGAGCTTAACCCCAAGCCTCTCTGGCCCTTCCACCGTCACAGTTACGAAACCGCTCTGGGCCCCACAGGAGAACGATGCTCCTCTCAATCTCA CACTAGAAGTGGACCCCAACAAGGACATTGTTTGCCAGCTGTGTGGCGCATGGTTTGAGACGCGGAAAGGCTTGTCCAGCCATGCACGAGCCCACCTGCGGCACTTTGGGGTGGAGTACTCAGAATCCAAGGGCTCCCCCATTGACCTCCTGAACCAGCTCATTGATACAGACGACTTCAAGCACAAAGCCAACGCATTGCAGCTTGACGGCCCCCCTGAACCACGGGgtctcaccaccaccacactcTCCCCCCCGAAGCAGTCCCAGCTGAGCCTCTCATCCTCTCCCCCGTCATCCCTCCTATACAAGATGACCACACCTGGCGGTGGGTTGACGTCCAAAGCtacctcttcctctgcctcgtCTTTACTTGGCCCACCTGCCAAGCGTCTCAAGTCCTCCTCCATGCAGGTCTTCCGGCTGAGCAGTGGGGAGCTCATGGCCCTTCCTCACA gTGAACCTCCAAAAGAAATCGGCTGTGAGTTTTGTGGGGAATATTTTGAGAATCGCAAAGGGCTGTCCAGCCATGCCCGCTCCCACCTGCGTCAGATGGGCATTACTGAGTGGTCTGTCAATGGTTCTCCAATCGACACCCTGAGGGAGATCATCACAAGACGGGGTCTGCCCTGTGCCCTTCCCATCAAGCCTCATAAAACCCCACCTCCGTCTTCTCCTGGACCGCCTCGCTCCCCTCTTtcaacctcttcttctccttcagctACCCTCCTTAGTCGCCTACCCTTTGCCTTTGCCCGCCCCTCCAGTCCTCCTCAGCCCGCTGTGTCTAAATCAAGCCCAGCTCCACCAACGTCCTCTACCAGCGGACTAATTCTGAAGCTGAAGCCTGAGCCGGTGCAGCTGGAGGTGACCACACCTGGGACTATGGGGAGATCTGGCAGGCTCTCCACTGAAcctctcagctgcagctggagcagtTCTGATAGTGTGTTCCCCCTCAATCTGG CTATGGCCCATGAAGTGGAGCCAACAAGGGATATCCGCTGTGAGTTCTGCGGGGAATATTTTGAGAACCGTAAAGGTCTCTCCAGCCATGCTCGCTCCCACCTCCGCCAGATGGGTATTACAGAATGGTCTGTCAACGGCTCGCCCATCGACACTCTGCGGGAGGTGATGCACAAGAGAGGGGTGGGTGGCTCCTCGCACTCAGACCAGGGAGTGAAGAAAGAGTCAAGCCAGGGAGCCAACAGTCCCCAATGGGAGAACGCTGGGGGTGCCGGCAGTTCAGAAGGTTTAGGCAATTCGGGCTATCAGTCGTCCAAATTCCGTAAATCTCCTCTTGGTTTGTTACAGTCAGGATCTAGGCTCCACAAGCAGGGCCTGGGGTCCCTGGGCCCATCTGCTACCCCGCCTGCTGGGAAGCTTTTCAGGATGTCACCACTGGGAAAGAGGCCTCTTTCACAGGATGCCCAGTCAGTGGAAATGTCCCACTCACCACCACATCAGCTTAAGGCTTTTTCACCTCTGCAACATGAATTCTCCTACAAGAGGAAAACCTCTCCAGACAAACACGGACACCAGG ATCCAAGCTGTGAGTTGTGTGGATTCTACTTTGAGAACCGCAAGGCTCTGGCTAGCCATGCACGAGCCCACCTGAGGCAGTTTGGTGTGACTGAGTGGTGTGTAAATGGATCCCCTATTGAGACTCTTAGCGCTTGGATGCGTAGCAGGCCTCAGAAGGTGTTGGAGATGCACCGCAGCTACATGCAAGGGAACCGCTCTACCCTCAAGAAG AaggcctcttcctcctcctcctcttcctcctcatccaccTCCCAGTGGTCCTCTTCTTTGGCTGTAAGCTTGGTACGACCACCAACCTGTGAGGTCAGCCAGGGCTCTTCCAAGATCAAAGAGGGTGAAGCCGGTACCAACCTACAGGCCACCTCCATCAGGCCCAGCCACAGTAGTCCCAGCCCCTCGCGGCTCACTGACGGCCTCCCACTTCAAGCGCAGGTGGCACGAAGTGAGCTGAATGTCCGCCTGCCAAGAG GTTTTGAGCGTCGGCCCTTGAAGCATCCATCTTTTCCAGATGGAACGGAAAGAGACAGCGGCCCTCCTAAACCCCCCCGCACAGGCACTGTACCTGCCCTGGTGCCCAAACCACCCTCCTACCCACTGGTCAAGCTGGTGGGCAAGCTCTACACCCTGAAGTGCCG gttCTGCGAGGTGGAGTTTCATGGTCCGTTGTCAGTGCAGGAGGACTGGATCAGACATCTCCAGCAGCACATCCTTAAGATGAACTACAACAAACCTGCTGTTCCCAAAGCAGCCTCCGCCGAACCCCCGGCCCCGGCTGATGACCCGGCCCCGGTCCAGGCCTCTGCCCCAGCCTCCACCTCTACCTCCAGTTCCACATCGACCACACCTGCCCTTACCTCCACCCCGAACCGCACCACAGCTCCTAACACTCGCTGCCCTACACCTTTAGCCGAGTGTGCTCCCACCATCACTGCCACAGAGCTAGTAAAGGTCTCAGAGGAGCAGCCCACTCTAACTGCTACTCCAGTTCCCCTTCCTACCCAGATAGTGTAG